A stretch of Candidatus Eremiobacteraceae bacterium DNA encodes these proteins:
- a CDS encoding polysaccharide deacetylase family protein: protein MKRFLIAAAIVAVVLGLVVGLRRWIHHAQLELVPVLIVPGEDAHTIVDPPPGAIATRMMLDLREIVSRPSRPRLAVLTFDDGPYPVETPALADELARLHLPAEFFLIGRDALQQPAIARRLGSGGNETGNHSMTHPEMSSLAYDAQRAEIEQGAVAVSATTGQRVVYFRPPHGNYDENTIKAALDLRETVALWNDDPGDWRTLSPDAIAKLAVEQARAPVVILLHDGKDSTIGALPAIVGAFRRAGYRFVTLSELQREVPVDEINDPIRVTL from the coding sequence GTGAAGCGTTTTCTGATCGCCGCGGCGATAGTCGCGGTCGTTCTCGGCCTGGTCGTCGGCCTGCGGCGCTGGATACACCACGCGCAACTCGAGCTCGTACCCGTCCTCATCGTACCGGGCGAAGATGCGCACACCATCGTCGATCCGCCGCCTGGAGCGATCGCGACGCGCATGATGCTCGACCTGCGCGAGATTGTCTCGCGGCCGTCGCGTCCGCGGCTCGCCGTGCTGACGTTCGATGACGGGCCGTATCCGGTCGAGACGCCGGCGCTGGCCGACGAGCTCGCCCGGCTCCATCTCCCCGCCGAATTTTTCCTCATCGGCCGCGACGCTCTGCAACAGCCGGCGATCGCGCGCCGACTCGGCAGCGGCGGCAACGAGACCGGCAACCACAGCATGACGCACCCCGAGATGTCGTCGCTCGCGTACGACGCGCAGCGCGCCGAGATCGAGCAAGGTGCGGTCGCGGTGAGCGCTACGACCGGACAGCGCGTCGTCTATTTCAGGCCGCCGCACGGCAACTACGACGAAAACACCATCAAGGCGGCGCTCGACCTGCGGGAGACGGTCGCGCTCTGGAACGACGATCCAGGCGATTGGCGCACGCTGTCGCCGGATGCGATAGCCAAGCTCGCGGTCGAGCAGGCCCGTGCGCCAGTCGTCATCTTGCTCCACGACGGGAAAGACTCGACCATCGGTGCGCTGCCCGCGATCGTCGGCGCATTCCGCCGCGCCGGTTATCGATTCGTGACGTTGAGCGAACTGCAAAGAGAGGTGCCCGTCGACGAGATCAACGATCCGATAAGGGTGACGCTGTGA
- the raiA gene encoding ribosome-associated translation inhibitor RaiA: protein MQIYIKGHGLHVTDALRTYAEEKIGHLDHYFDHIIDAHITMRTERSAQIVDVTLHVRHYIIKAEERSGDMYASIDLVRDRLEQQIRKYKTRLIDRHHRGNGKLESETGSAPPPDTDESPRIVRSKRFNVKPMNAEDAAHQMELLDHSFFVFVNEETEQLNILYRRKGGDLGIIVPVT from the coding sequence ATGCAGATCTACATCAAGGGTCACGGGCTGCACGTCACCGATGCGCTGCGAACCTACGCCGAAGAGAAGATCGGTCATCTCGACCACTATTTCGATCACATCATCGACGCGCATATCACGATGCGTACCGAACGCAGCGCGCAGATCGTCGACGTGACGCTTCACGTCCGTCACTACATCATCAAAGCGGAAGAACGATCGGGCGATATGTACGCGTCGATCGATCTCGTCCGCGACCGCCTCGAGCAACAGATCCGCAAGTATAAAACGCGCTTGATCGACCGCCACCATCGCGGCAACGGTAAGCTCGAGAGCGAGACCGGATCGGCGCCACCGCCCGACACCGACGAATCGCCGCGCATCGTCCGCTCGAAACGCTTCAACGTCAAGCCGATGAACGCAGAAGATGCGGCGCACCAGATGGAGCTGCTCGATCACAGCTTCTTCGTCTTCGTGAACGAAGAGACCGAACAGCTCAACATCCTCTACCGTCGGAAGGGCGGCGATCTCGGCATCATCGTGCCGGTGACCTGA